The Micromonospora sp. WMMD961 genome has a segment encoding these proteins:
- the dxr gene encoding 1-deoxy-D-xylulose-5-phosphate reductoisomerase, whose protein sequence is MTSPRDLVLLGSTGSIGTQAIDIVRRNPDRFRVVAVGAGGGNVELLAAQALELGVDAVGVARASAAQDLQLAFYAEASRRGWATGDFKLPKIVAGPDAMAELAQWPCDIVLNGVVGSLGLAPTLAALGAGRTLALANKESLVAGGPLVKAAVTRPGQIVPVDSEHSALAQCLRSGTRGEVRRLIVTASGGPFRGRRRDELTQVTPEQALAHPTWNMGPVVTINSATMVNKALEVIEAHELFDVPYADITVMVHPQSVIHSMVEFVDGSTIAQASPPDMRLPIALGIGWPDRVPEAATAVDWTAAHTWEFAPLDDEAFPAVALAKAAGEAGRSRPAIYNAANEECVEAFVAGRLPFLGIVDTLERVLEEAPDFGEPGTVEDVLAAESWARAHAQEIIAGSVEGA, encoded by the coding sequence GTGACTTCACCCCGCGATCTTGTTCTGCTCGGGTCCACAGGTTCGATCGGTACGCAGGCCATCGACATCGTCCGGCGTAACCCGGACCGGTTCCGGGTGGTCGCCGTGGGCGCGGGTGGTGGCAACGTCGAGCTGCTCGCCGCGCAGGCCCTGGAGCTGGGCGTCGACGCGGTCGGGGTGGCTCGGGCGTCCGCCGCGCAGGATCTCCAGCTCGCGTTCTACGCGGAGGCGAGTCGGCGTGGGTGGGCCACCGGTGACTTCAAGCTTCCCAAGATCGTGGCCGGGCCGGACGCGATGGCCGAGCTGGCCCAGTGGCCGTGCGACATCGTGCTCAACGGGGTGGTCGGCTCGCTGGGCCTCGCTCCTACGCTGGCCGCGCTGGGTGCTGGTCGTACCCTCGCGCTTGCCAACAAGGAGTCGCTCGTGGCCGGCGGCCCGCTGGTCAAGGCCGCGGTGACGCGGCCGGGGCAGATCGTGCCGGTCGACTCGGAGCATTCGGCGCTGGCCCAGTGTCTGCGCTCCGGTACGCGCGGTGAGGTGCGCCGGCTGATCGTGACGGCCAGCGGCGGTCCGTTCCGGGGCCGGCGACGCGACGAGTTGACGCAGGTCACACCTGAGCAGGCGCTCGCGCACCCCACCTGGAACATGGGGCCGGTCGTCACGATCAACTCAGCGACCATGGTCAACAAGGCTCTTGAGGTGATCGAGGCGCACGAGCTGTTCGACGTGCCGTATGCCGACATCACCGTGATGGTGCACCCGCAGTCGGTGATCCACTCGATGGTCGAGTTCGTCGACGGGTCGACGATCGCCCAGGCCAGCCCACCGGACATGCGGCTGCCGATCGCGCTCGGCATCGGCTGGCCGGACCGGGTGCCGGAGGCCGCCACCGCCGTCGACTGGACGGCCGCGCACACCTGGGAGTTCGCGCCGCTCGACGACGAGGCGTTCCCGGCCGTCGCGCTGGCCAAGGCCGCCGGCGAGGCCGGACGCAGCCGCCCGGCGATCTACAACGCGGCGAACGAGGAGTGCGTCGAGGCGTTCGTGGCGGGCCGGCTGCCGTTCCTCGGCATCGTCGACACCCTCGAACGCGTGTTGGAGGAGGCTCCGGACTTCGGCGAACCAGGTACCGTCGAGGACGTGCTCGCGGCCGAGTCGTGGGCACGCGCGCACGCGCAGGAGATCATCGCGGGTTCGGTGGAAGGAGCTTGA
- a CDS encoding GNAT family N-acetyltransferase, with protein MTVLTTERLILRDWTDEPADLARIYDIYSRPEITRWLAVSPGLPMTDPAQAVERLQVWRDRRAADGGRYGTWAIEVRDTGLVAGTVLLKPLPGIDEAVRTGDIETGWHLHPDSWGHGYATEAARALLAREFAAGTQEIYAVVSPGNEPSMAVCRRLGMTHVGQRTDWYGGELLETFVRAAPGG; from the coding sequence ATGACTGTTCTCACCACCGAACGCCTCATCCTGCGCGATTGGACCGACGAGCCGGCCGATCTCGCCCGGATCTACGACATCTACTCCCGCCCGGAGATCACTCGCTGGCTGGCCGTGTCACCGGGCCTGCCAATGACCGACCCGGCGCAGGCGGTCGAGCGGCTGCAGGTCTGGCGGGACCGGCGCGCCGCCGACGGCGGTCGGTACGGCACCTGGGCGATCGAGGTTCGCGACACCGGCCTGGTGGCGGGCACCGTGCTGCTCAAGCCGCTACCGGGCATCGACGAGGCGGTGCGGACCGGGGACATCGAGACGGGTTGGCACCTGCACCCGGACTCGTGGGGTCACGGGTACGCCACCGAAGCCGCTCGGGCGCTGCTGGCCCGGGAGTTCGCAGCCGGTACCCAGGAGATCTACGCCGTGGTGTCGCCGGGCAACGAGCCGTCGATGGCGGTCTGCCGGCGACTCGGCATGACGCACGTGGGCCAGCGCACCGACTGGTACGGCGGCGAGTTGTTGGAGACCTTCGTCCGCGCGGCGCCGGGCGGCTGA
- a CDS encoding alkaline phosphatase PhoX, producing the protein MDRRTVLRSAVAGAAAFSGSLWAGAALAAPAQPGPGPYGDLLAADVNGIQLPAGFTSRVIARSGQRVTGTSYLWHWAPDGGACFPAGDGWIYVSNSEVPFVGGASAVRFGADGSVVSAYRILGGTNVNCAGGATPWGTWLSCEEVPLGRVFETWPDGSRSAEERTRMGRFTHEAAACDPDRRVVYLTEDEEDGCFYRFVPDTWGDLRTGRVQVLCAPADQVAGPVTWRDVPDRDGFPIPTRLQVGAAKHFDGGEGCWYDRGTCWFTTKGDNRVWAYDAVNQRLDLAYDDSLVPAGAAPLTGVDNITGTASGDLYVAEDGGNMEINVITPAGVVAPVVRIIGQSSSEITGPAFSPDGSRLYFSSQRGTSGASTGANGITYEIQGPFRR; encoded by the coding sequence CCCGTACGGGGACCTGTTGGCGGCCGACGTCAACGGCATCCAGTTGCCGGCCGGTTTCACCAGTCGGGTGATCGCTCGTTCCGGACAGCGGGTCACCGGCACCTCGTACCTCTGGCACTGGGCCCCGGACGGCGGCGCCTGTTTCCCCGCCGGCGACGGCTGGATCTACGTGTCGAACTCGGAGGTCCCGTTCGTCGGGGGCGCGTCGGCGGTCCGCTTCGGCGCGGATGGTTCGGTCGTCTCGGCGTACCGGATTCTCGGTGGCACGAACGTCAACTGCGCCGGTGGCGCCACCCCGTGGGGCACCTGGCTCTCCTGCGAGGAGGTGCCGCTCGGTCGGGTCTTCGAGACCTGGCCGGACGGCAGCCGGTCGGCCGAGGAGCGGACCCGGATGGGCCGGTTCACCCACGAGGCCGCCGCCTGCGACCCGGACCGCAGGGTGGTCTACCTGACCGAGGACGAGGAGGACGGCTGCTTCTACCGCTTCGTGCCGGACACCTGGGGCGACCTGCGTACCGGGCGGGTGCAGGTGCTCTGCGCACCCGCCGACCAGGTCGCCGGGCCGGTCACCTGGCGGGACGTCCCGGACCGGGACGGCTTCCCGATCCCCACCCGACTCCAGGTGGGTGCCGCGAAGCACTTCGACGGCGGTGAGGGCTGCTGGTACGACCGGGGCACCTGCTGGTTCACCACCAAGGGCGACAACCGGGTCTGGGCGTACGACGCGGTCAACCAGCGTCTCGACCTGGCGTACGACGACTCGTTGGTGCCGGCGGGCGCGGCACCGCTGACCGGGGTGGACAACATCACGGGCACCGCCTCCGGCGACCTCTACGTCGCCGAGGACGGCGGCAACATGGAAATCAACGTCATCACGCCGGCCGGCGTGGTGGCGCCCGTCGTGCGGATCATCGGGCAGTCGTCGTCGGAGATCACCGGCCCGGCCTTCTCCCCGGACGGCTCCCGCCTGTACTTCTCCTCCCAGCGCGGCACCAGCGGTGCGTCAACCGGTGCCAACGGCATCACCTACGAGATCCAAGGCCCCTTCCGCCGCTGA
- the ispG gene encoding flavodoxin-dependent (E)-4-hydroxy-3-methylbut-2-enyl-diphosphate synthase, translating to MTAISLGMPAVPPPPLAPRRASRQIMVGSVPVGGGAPVSVQSMTTTLTSDINATLQQIAELTASGCQIVRVAVPSQDDVEALPAIAKKSQIPVIADIHFQPKYVFAAIDAGCAAVRVNPGNIRQFDDKVKEIARAAGDAGVPIRIGVNAGSLDKRLLSKYGKATAEALVESALWECSLFEEHGFRDIKISVKHNDPVVMIRAYRQLAEQCDYPLHLGVTEAGPAFQGTIKSAVAFGALLAEGIGDTIRVSLSAPPVEEIKVGNQILESLGLRERGLEIVSCPSCGRAQVDVYKLAEEVTAGLEGLPVPLRVAVMGCVVNGPGEAREADLGVASGNGKGQIFVKGQVVKTVPEAQIVETLIEEALRIADEMGAELPEELRGLVTGPTVTVH from the coding sequence GTGACAGCTATCAGTCTCGGTATGCCAGCCGTGCCGCCTCCGCCGCTCGCTCCCCGTCGGGCCAGCCGCCAGATCATGGTCGGTTCGGTCCCGGTCGGTGGCGGTGCGCCGGTGTCCGTGCAGTCGATGACCACGACCCTCACCTCCGACATCAACGCGACCCTCCAGCAGATCGCCGAGCTGACCGCGTCCGGCTGCCAGATCGTCCGGGTGGCCGTGCCGTCCCAGGACGACGTCGAAGCGCTGCCCGCGATCGCCAAGAAGTCGCAGATCCCGGTGATCGCCGACATCCACTTCCAGCCCAAGTACGTCTTCGCCGCGATCGACGCCGGCTGCGCCGCGGTCCGGGTCAACCCGGGCAACATCCGCCAGTTCGACGACAAGGTCAAGGAGATCGCCCGCGCCGCCGGGGACGCGGGGGTGCCGATCCGCATCGGCGTCAACGCCGGCTCGCTGGACAAGCGGCTGCTGTCGAAGTACGGCAAGGCCACCGCCGAAGCGCTCGTCGAGTCGGCGCTGTGGGAGTGCTCGCTGTTCGAGGAGCACGGCTTCCGCGACATCAAGATCTCGGTCAAGCACAACGACCCGGTCGTGATGATCCGCGCGTACCGGCAGCTCGCCGAGCAGTGCGACTACCCGCTGCACCTCGGCGTCACCGAGGCCGGGCCGGCGTTCCAGGGCACCATCAAGTCGGCGGTCGCCTTCGGTGCGCTGCTGGCCGAGGGGATCGGCGACACCATCCGGGTGTCGCTGTCCGCGCCGCCGGTCGAGGAGATCAAGGTCGGCAACCAGATCCTGGAGTCCCTCGGTCTGCGCGAGCGCGGCCTGGAGATCGTCTCCTGCCCGTCCTGCGGGCGCGCCCAGGTGGACGTCTACAAGCTCGCCGAGGAGGTCACCGCCGGCCTGGAAGGGCTGCCGGTGCCGCTGCGGGTCGCCGTCATGGGTTGCGTCGTCAACGGTCCCGGCGAGGCCCGCGAGGCCGACCTCGGTGTCGCCTCCGGCAACGGCAAGGGCCAGATCTTCGTCAAGGGGCAGGTCGTCAAGACGGTGCCCGAGGCGCAGATCGTGGAGACGCTGATCGAGGAGGCGCTGCGGATCGCCGACGAGATGGGCGCCGAACTGCCCGAGGAGCTGCGCGGGCTGGTCACCGGCCCGACGGTCACCGTGCACTGA
- a CDS encoding site-2 protease family protein, with product MSYLLGVVLFALAILISVSLHEAGHLLTAKAFGMKVTKYFVGFGPTIWSFKRGETEYGLKGIPLGGFCKIVGMTPQDDDVEPGDESRVMWRYPVWKRTIVMAAGSITHFALALVTIWILAVSAGLPNPDFPTTDAQARQEPAVIRLSDCVVAENSVRACAPGDAASPAAQAQLKNGDRITAINGTPVNSYGDLLTTLRGLKPGDTTQIAYVRDGQPGTTSTVLAQTQRPPLDDPNGTVAPVAALGVGLVPSTPTRVTYGPVGAFGATADFTGQLAVGTFEALQRLPQKVPALWTALTGGERDIDTPISVVGASRLGGEAVENNAWLVFFMLFVSLNFFIGVFNLLPLLPVDGGHIAVAWFERARSWIYSKIGRADPGRVDYLKLMPFTYAVILIGGAFTLLTIAADVVNPITLFSR from the coding sequence ATGTCGTACCTGCTCGGGGTGGTCCTCTTCGCCCTGGCCATTCTCATCTCGGTGAGCCTGCACGAGGCGGGGCACCTGCTGACCGCCAAGGCGTTCGGGATGAAGGTCACGAAGTACTTCGTCGGCTTCGGCCCCACGATCTGGTCGTTCAAGCGGGGTGAGACCGAGTACGGCCTCAAGGGCATCCCCCTCGGCGGCTTCTGCAAGATCGTCGGGATGACCCCGCAGGACGACGACGTCGAGCCGGGCGACGAGTCGCGGGTGATGTGGCGCTACCCGGTCTGGAAGCGGACGATCGTGATGGCCGCCGGGTCGATCACGCACTTCGCGCTCGCCCTGGTCACGATCTGGATCCTCGCCGTCTCCGCCGGCCTGCCCAACCCGGACTTCCCGACCACCGACGCGCAGGCCCGCCAGGAGCCGGCCGTCATCCGACTCAGTGACTGCGTGGTGGCGGAGAACTCGGTGCGCGCCTGCGCCCCCGGCGACGCCGCCAGCCCGGCCGCCCAGGCGCAGCTGAAGAACGGCGACCGGATCACCGCGATCAACGGCACCCCGGTCAACTCCTACGGCGACCTGCTCACCACACTGCGGGGGCTCAAGCCCGGCGACACCACGCAGATCGCGTACGTCCGCGACGGGCAGCCGGGCACCACCAGCACCGTGCTCGCGCAGACCCAACGTCCGCCGCTGGACGACCCGAACGGCACCGTCGCGCCGGTGGCCGCGCTCGGCGTCGGGCTCGTCCCCAGCACCCCCACCCGCGTGACGTACGGCCCGGTCGGCGCCTTCGGCGCCACCGCCGACTTCACCGGTCAGCTCGCCGTCGGCACCTTCGAGGCGTTGCAGCGTCTCCCGCAGAAGGTCCCCGCCCTGTGGACCGCCCTCACCGGCGGCGAGCGCGACATCGACACCCCGATCAGCGTGGTCGGCGCCAGCCGACTCGGCGGCGAAGCGGTGGAGAACAACGCCTGGCTGGTCTTCTTCATGCTCTTCGTGTCGCTGAACTTCTTCATCGGCGTGTTCAACCTGCTGCCGCTGCTCCCGGTGGACGGCGGCCACATCGCCGTCGCCTGGTTCGAACGCGCCCGCTCCTGGATCTACAGCAAGATCGGCCGCGCCGACCCCGGCCGGGTGGACTACCTCAAACTGATGCCCTTCACGTACGCGGTGATCCTGATCGGTGGCGCGTTCACGCTGCTGACCATCGCCGCGGACGTCGTCAACCCGATCACGCTCTTCTCAAGGTGA
- a CDS encoding Uma2 family endonuclease, translated as MAQAAFAPEPAPQHTEPSFDVLRWHDEPWTAQLALDLLPETNGPKVEVLSGSVIVTPHAGIDHQSVERELPYVLHRAARKAGFWVYPEINVISGEDLFIPDIAVLRKSGGGRTTVPIAEAVLLGEIVSPVNRRKDVIDRPREYAAVGVPFFLRVDLRNRVPTMALFELSDGEYRPLAAAAAGSTFAMREPFEFSIDPAELLDEEEPAEEG; from the coding sequence ATGGCCCAGGCCGCGTTCGCGCCGGAGCCGGCGCCGCAGCACACCGAGCCGTCGTTCGACGTGCTGCGGTGGCACGACGAACCCTGGACTGCGCAGCTCGCCCTCGACCTGTTGCCGGAGACCAACGGCCCCAAGGTTGAGGTCCTGAGCGGAAGCGTGATCGTGACACCACACGCGGGAATCGATCATCAGTCGGTCGAGCGGGAGTTGCCGTACGTGCTGCACCGCGCTGCGCGGAAGGCCGGATTCTGGGTCTATCCGGAGATCAACGTCATCTCCGGAGAGGATCTCTTCATTCCGGACATCGCTGTGCTGCGTAAATCCGGGGGTGGCCGCACGACGGTCCCCATCGCCGAGGCGGTGTTGTTGGGGGAGATCGTCTCGCCAGTTAATCGGCGCAAAGACGTGATCGACAGACCTCGGGAGTACGCCGCCGTCGGGGTGCCGTTCTTCCTCCGGGTGGACCTGCGTAACCGGGTGCCGACCATGGCCCTGTTCGAGCTGTCCGACGGCGAGTACCGGCCGTTGGCCGCCGCTGCGGCAGGGAGCACCTTCGCGATGCGGGAGCCGTTCGAGTTCTCCATTGATCCGGCCGAGTTGCTGGACGAGGAGGAGCCGGCCGAGGAGGGCTGA
- a CDS encoding YhjD/YihY/BrkB family envelope integrity protein, whose protein sequence is MGNGWQRTKRITSAAFRPVRGRDLSLHAAAITFYGAIAVVPVALLAIWLTALVAGADRVRRLTSHAVEALPTAIGAPRAVDALVNAGVELTPLLALASLLPASLYGEGLRRAFVSVAAPRSDEHLVGWRGRLLLLPLLAPAPALLLSILLALPLTTRLVRQGGWLGVLGVVLSFLAVWLVLTPVLMWVFRVVGPASPDWLSTLGVGSFTAANLSGFLHGFVLFASLPLDLGVPFGGFDEIGAGVAVLLWLYLFHVIVLAGYSATLALSTWRTNRAARPATPAQSG, encoded by the coding sequence ATGGGCAACGGATGGCAGCGAACGAAGCGGATCACCAGCGCCGCGTTCCGCCCGGTGCGCGGGCGGGATCTGTCGCTACACGCCGCCGCGATCACCTTCTACGGGGCGATCGCGGTGGTGCCGGTCGCCCTGCTGGCGATCTGGCTCACCGCGCTGGTGGCCGGGGCCGACCGGGTCCGCCGGCTCACCTCGCACGCCGTGGAGGCCCTGCCCACCGCGATCGGCGCACCCCGGGCGGTGGACGCGCTGGTCAACGCCGGAGTGGAGTTGACCCCGCTGCTGGCGCTGGCCTCCCTGCTGCCGGCCTCGCTGTACGGCGAGGGTCTGCGCCGGGCATTCGTGTCGGTTGCCGCGCCCCGCTCCGACGAGCACCTGGTCGGCTGGCGGGGCCGGCTCCTGCTGCTGCCACTGCTCGCGCCGGCCCCCGCACTGCTGCTCTCCATCCTGCTGGCGCTTCCGCTCACCACCCGCCTCGTACGGCAGGGCGGTTGGTTGGGTGTGCTCGGCGTGGTGCTGTCGTTCCTGGCGGTCTGGCTGGTGCTCACGCCGGTGCTGATGTGGGTGTTCCGGGTGGTCGGGCCGGCCTCACCGGACTGGCTCTCCACCCTCGGGGTCGGGTCGTTCACCGCCGCGAACCTCTCCGGCTTCCTGCACGGCTTCGTGCTCTTCGCCTCGCTTCCGCTGGACCTGGGGGTGCCTTTCGGCGGCTTCGACGAGATCGGTGCCGGCGTGGCCGTGCTCCTCTGGCTCTACCTGTTCCACGTGATCGTCCTGGCCGGCTACTCCGCCACCCTGGCCCTCTCCACCTGGCGCACCAACCGCGCCGCCCGCCCCGCCACCCCCGCCCAGTCGGGTTGA
- a CDS encoding CARDB domain-containing protein, giving the protein MRRTNLFRMVAATAAAALVATAGATAVAIPAAARPAEAARPADTAAAPSSDFAPAATNLAQGRPTQESGHADVYDSSKVVDGNAGSYWESVNNAFPQWVQVDLGAAQSVNQVVLKLPTNGWATRTQTLSVRGSTNGSSFTDLVGSQTYTFNPASGSTVTINFSATSTRYVRITVTANSGWPAGQLSELEVYGSGGTTPDTTAPSVPGSLSYTQSGTTISLNWVASTDNAGGSGIAGYDVYRNGAFLQSVGNVTTFNDTQPVTATVSYYVRARDAAGNLSGNSNTVTRTGSGDTTAPSVPGTLSQSTSGSTITLNWGASTDSGGSGLAGYNVYRGGNLIATLGTVLTYQDTQPATATVSYYVRARDGAGNLSGNSNTVTRTGSNPPACTNVAQGKSMTASGSTFSFTPDKANDGQLGTYWEGAASYPQNLTVALGANHSISGVTVKLNPDSAWGTRTQTIQVLGRDQASSSYTSLVSAAAYQFVQGTNVVTIPVSATTADVQLRFTGNTGAPSGQVAELEVCGTPAPNPDLVVSSLSWSPSSPSEVSQVTLSAVVQNIGSAAAAATTVNFSLAGAVVGSATVGALAAGASTTVSFNAGTRPMGSYAVSAVVDPTNTIVEQNNGNNSLTAPSPLVVAQAPGPDLQVLSIASNPPNPAVGASVTFTVAVRNRGTTATGATTVTRLVAGSTTLNTNTASIAAGATVTVAVSGSWTATSGGATLTATADATNVVAETNETNNAFSQSIVVGRGAAVPYTSYEAEAGRYQGTLLEADPLRTFGHTNFASESSGRKSVRLTSTGQFVEFTSANQANSIVVRNSIPDAPGGGGIEATISLYVNDVFSRKLTLSSKHSWLYGNTDGPEALTNTPQADARRLFDESNALLAQSYPAGTRFKLQRDSGDTASFYVIDMIDLEQVAPPASQPAGCTSITAYGAVPNDGLDDTAAIQRAVTDDQNGVIGCVWIPAGQWRQEQKILTDDPLNRGTHNQVGISNVTIRGAGMWHSQLYTLTEPQNVVGGINHPHEGNFGFDIDKNTQISDIAIFGSGRIRGGDGNAEGGVGLNGRFGTGTKISNVWIEHANVGVWVGRDYDNIPDLWGPADGLEFSGMRIRNTYADGINFSNGTRNSRVFNSSFRTTGDDALAVWANPYVKDRNVDIAHDNHFVNNTIQLPWRANGIAIYGGYDNSIENNLIYDTANYPGIMLATDHDPLPFSGTTLIANNGLYRTGGAFWNEDQEFGAITLFPSTRDIVGVTIRDTDIIDSTYDGIQFKNGGGNMPNVAITNVRIDKSNNGAGILAMSGARGNANLTNVTITNSADGNIVIQPGSQFVITP; this is encoded by the coding sequence ATGAGACGAACGAATCTGTTCAGGATGGTGGCGGCCACAGCTGCCGCCGCGCTGGTCGCCACGGCCGGGGCGACCGCCGTCGCGATCCCGGCCGCCGCCCGCCCCGCCGAAGCTGCCCGCCCCGCCGACACGGCGGCCGCGCCGAGCAGCGACTTCGCCCCGGCTGCCACCAACCTCGCCCAGGGCCGGCCCACCCAGGAGAGCGGCCACGCCGACGTCTACGACTCGTCGAAGGTCGTCGACGGCAACGCGGGCAGCTACTGGGAGAGCGTCAACAACGCGTTCCCGCAGTGGGTACAGGTCGACCTCGGCGCAGCGCAGAGCGTCAACCAGGTCGTGCTGAAGCTGCCGACGAACGGCTGGGCGACCCGGACGCAGACGTTGAGCGTGCGGGGCAGCACCAACGGTTCGTCCTTCACCGATCTGGTCGGGTCGCAGACGTACACCTTCAACCCGGCGAGCGGCAGCACTGTCACGATCAACTTCAGCGCGACCTCCACCCGCTACGTGCGGATCACCGTCACCGCGAACAGCGGCTGGCCGGCGGGGCAGCTCTCCGAGCTGGAGGTGTACGGCAGCGGAGGCACCACCCCGGACACCACCGCGCCGAGCGTCCCGGGCAGCCTCTCGTACACCCAGTCGGGCACCACCATCAGCCTCAACTGGGTCGCGTCGACCGACAACGCGGGCGGCAGCGGCATCGCCGGCTACGACGTCTACCGCAACGGCGCGTTCCTCCAGTCCGTCGGGAACGTGACCACCTTCAACGACACCCAGCCGGTCACGGCGACGGTGTCGTACTACGTCCGGGCGCGCGACGCCGCCGGCAACCTGTCCGGTAACAGCAACACGGTCACCCGCACGGGCAGTGGCGACACCACCGCGCCGAGCGTCCCGGGGACGCTGTCGCAGAGCACGTCGGGCAGCACGATCACGCTGAACTGGGGTGCCTCCACCGACTCCGGTGGCAGTGGCCTGGCCGGCTACAACGTCTACCGGGGTGGCAACCTGATCGCGACGCTGGGCACCGTCCTCACCTACCAGGACACCCAGCCGGCGACGGCCACCGTCTCCTACTACGTCCGGGCCCGTGACGGCGCCGGCAACCTGTCCGGCAACAGCAACACCGTCACCCGGACCGGCAGCAACCCGCCTGCCTGCACCAACGTGGCGCAGGGCAAGAGCATGACAGCGAGCGGCTCCACCTTCAGCTTCACCCCGGACAAGGCGAACGACGGGCAGCTCGGCACCTACTGGGAGGGCGCGGCGAGCTACCCGCAGAACCTGACAGTGGCGCTGGGCGCGAACCACTCGATCTCCGGTGTCACCGTCAAGCTCAACCCGGACTCGGCCTGGGGTACGCGTACCCAGACCATCCAGGTCCTCGGCCGCGACCAGGCGTCGTCGTCGTACACCAGTCTGGTGTCGGCGGCGGCCTACCAGTTCGTGCAGGGCACCAACGTGGTGACCATCCCGGTCAGCGCGACCACCGCGGACGTGCAGTTGCGGTTCACCGGCAACACCGGCGCACCGTCCGGGCAGGTCGCGGAGCTTGAGGTGTGCGGTACGCCGGCACCCAACCCGGACCTGGTGGTCAGCTCGCTGAGCTGGTCGCCGTCGTCGCCCAGCGAGGTCAGCCAGGTGACCTTGTCGGCGGTGGTGCAGAACATCGGATCCGCCGCCGCGGCGGCCACCACAGTCAACTTCAGCCTGGCCGGCGCGGTCGTGGGCAGCGCCACTGTGGGCGCGCTCGCCGCGGGCGCCTCGACCACCGTGTCGTTCAACGCCGGTACGCGGCCGATGGGCAGTTACGCCGTCTCGGCGGTGGTCGACCCGACGAACACGATCGTCGAGCAGAACAACGGCAACAACAGCCTCACCGCACCGTCGCCCCTTGTCGTGGCGCAGGCCCCGGGCCCGGACCTCCAGGTGCTCAGCATCGCCTCCAACCCGCCGAACCCGGCGGTCGGGGCGTCCGTCACCTTCACCGTGGCGGTCCGCAACCGGGGTACCACCGCGACCGGCGCGACGACAGTCACCCGGTTGGTGGCGGGCAGCACCACCCTCAACACCAACACCGCCTCGATCGCGGCCGGCGCGACGGTCACCGTGGCCGTCAGCGGCAGTTGGACCGCCACCAGCGGCGGTGCCACCCTCACCGCCACCGCTGACGCCACCAACGTGGTCGCCGAGACCAACGAGACCAACAACGCGTTCAGCCAGTCGATAGTGGTCGGGCGCGGGGCAGCCGTCCCATACACCTCCTACGAGGCGGAGGCCGGTCGTTACCAGGGCACGCTGCTGGAGGCCGACCCGCTGCGCACCTTCGGCCACACCAACTTCGCCAGCGAGTCCTCGGGCCGCAAGTCGGTACGGCTCACCAGCACCGGCCAGTTCGTGGAGTTCACCTCGGCCAACCAGGCCAACTCCATAGTGGTGCGCAACTCCATCCCGGACGCTCCCGGCGGTGGCGGCATCGAGGCGACCATCAGCCTCTACGTCAACGACGTCTTCTCCCGGAAGTTGACCCTGTCGTCGAAGCACAGCTGGCTCTACGGCAACACCGACGGGCCGGAGGCGCTGACCAACACCCCGCAGGCCGACGCCCGGCGGCTCTTCGACGAGTCGAACGCGCTGCTGGCGCAGTCGTACCCGGCCGGCACCCGCTTCAAGTTGCAGCGCGACTCGGGTGACACCGCCTCGTTCTACGTCATCGACATGATCGACCTGGAGCAGGTGGCACCGCCCGCGAGCCAGCCGGCCGGCTGCACCTCGATCACCGCGTACGGTGCGGTCCCGAACGACGGGCTCGACGACACCGCCGCCATCCAGCGGGCGGTGACCGACGACCAGAACGGCGTCATCGGCTGCGTGTGGATTCCCGCCGGGCAGTGGCGGCAGGAGCAGAAGATCCTGACCGACGACCCGCTGAACCGGGGTACGCACAACCAGGTCGGCATCAGCAACGTCACCATCCGGGGCGCCGGCATGTGGCACTCGCAGCTGTACACGCTGACCGAGCCGCAGAACGTGGTGGGCGGCATCAACCACCCGCACGAGGGCAACTTCGGCTTCGACATCGACAAGAACACCCAGATCTCCGACATCGCCATCTTCGGCTCGGGCCGGATTCGTGGTGGTGACGGCAACGCCGAGGGTGGCGTGGGCCTGAACGGTCGCTTCGGCACCGGCACCAAGATCAGCAACGTGTGGATCGAGCACGCCAACGTGGGTGTCTGGGTCGGCCGGGACTACGACAACATCCCCGACCTGTGGGGGCCGGCCGACGGGCTGGAGTTCAGCGGTATGCGGATCCGCAACACGTACGCCGACGGCATCAACTTCAGCAACGGCACGCGCAACTCGCGGGTGTTCAACTCGTCGTTCCGCACCACGGGCGACGACGCGCTCGCCGTCTGGGCCAACCCGTACGTGAAGGACCGCAACGTCGACATCGCCCACGACAACCACTTCGTCAACAACACCATCCAGTTGCCCTGGCGGGCGAACGGCATCGCCATCTACGGCGGCTACGACAACTCGATCGAGAACAACCTGATCTACGACACCGCGAACTACCCGGGCATCATGCTGGCGACCGACCACGACCCGCTGCCGTTCTCCGGCACGACGCTGATCGCCAACAACGGGCTCTACCGCACCGGCGGCGCATTCTGGAACGAGGACCAGGAGTTCGGTGCCATCACCCTCTTCCCCTCCACCCGGGACATCGTCGGGGTCACCATCCGTGACACCGACATCATCGATTCGACGTACGACGGCATCCAGTTCAAGAACGGTGGCGGCAACATGCCGAACGTCGCCATCACCAACGTGCGGATCGACAAGTCCAACAACGGCGCCGGCATCCTCGCGATGAGCGGCGCCCGCGGCAACGCCAACCTGACGAACGTGACCATCACCAACTCGGCCGACGGCAACATCGTCATCCAGCCGGGCTCACAGTTCGTCATCACCCCCTGA